In Rhodococcus sp. OK302, one genomic interval encodes:
- a CDS encoding ABC transporter permease — MAVVASTLPVRRTRFRTKPIVGTPLPAIANYVGALLLVVVTLALVCVPLIAPHQPLQPVGVPLQPPGAGGFLMGTDSIGRDVFSRVLYGARASWFAALVVVGAGLIVGGFVGLIAGVRGGWVDNVLMRVTDAFLSLPAAVLAIAVVAALGPGFTHTLIAVSIVWWPFYARIVRGEVRTLAARPHVEAARLSGVGPVRLAWRHLLPGVFPSAIVAASLDIGTLILTVAGLSFLGLGRSAPSPELGADSARNLSFLLQQWWIPVMPGIAVLVLALVGNIAGDCIRNLLRGR, encoded by the coding sequence ATGGCAGTTGTAGCATCGACGCTTCCCGTTCGTAGGACGCGGTTTCGCACCAAACCTATTGTCGGGACACCGCTGCCGGCTATCGCGAACTACGTAGGCGCGCTGCTGCTCGTAGTGGTGACGCTGGCGCTGGTGTGTGTTCCGCTGATCGCGCCGCACCAGCCCCTGCAACCCGTCGGGGTGCCACTCCAGCCCCCTGGCGCCGGGGGGTTCCTGATGGGTACCGACAGTATCGGCCGCGACGTGTTCAGCCGTGTCCTCTACGGCGCCCGCGCAAGCTGGTTCGCGGCACTTGTCGTCGTGGGTGCGGGGCTGATCGTCGGCGGCTTCGTGGGACTGATTGCGGGCGTTCGGGGCGGCTGGGTCGACAACGTGCTGATGCGTGTCACCGACGCGTTCCTCTCGTTGCCGGCAGCCGTTCTGGCGATCGCGGTTGTTGCCGCACTCGGTCCGGGCTTCACCCATACCTTGATTGCCGTATCGATCGTGTGGTGGCCGTTCTATGCCCGCATCGTCCGGGGCGAGGTGCGGACACTCGCGGCCCGTCCACACGTCGAGGCAGCCCGGCTGTCAGGGGTCGGGCCGGTCCGACTCGCATGGCGTCACCTACTTCCCGGTGTTTTCCCCTCGGCGATTGTTGCGGCGAGCCTCGATATCGGCACGTTGATCCTCACAGTGGCGGGTTTGTCCTTCCTCGGGCTGGGGCGATCGGCACCGTCCCCTGAACTTGGGGCTGACAGTGCCCGCAACCTCAGTTTTCTGTTGCAGCAGTGGTGGATTCCGGTGATGCCGGGCATCGCCGTGCTTGTCCTCGCGCTCGTCGGCAACATAGCCGGCGACTGTATCCGAAACCTACTCAGAGGCAGGTGA
- a CDS encoding ABC transporter permease has protein sequence MSALIVKRLAAMIAILVGLSAVIFYLQSISPLDPVHAQLGGQASAEAVAQRTHELGLDRPVTAQFWSYLVDLVHGDLGSSYRTRRSVTEDLGAYAPATLELAFYGIMTAVVLAALLAFGSTLKWRGAVVFRTVLFVGASTPTFLLGILGIVIFYQQLGWLPASGRTGLTDAPTGPTGLMTVDGLLNGRLDVTADGLRHLVLPVVAIALGPAVAIGRVLTSSLAADQASDYARTARSKGLSEWQVLVKHSLRNAMGAALSMTGLQIGLMFAGVLVVEQVFGWPGLGQYIAQSIPVGDFPAIAGVTLILGVVYIVVNTLVDIAQAKADPRIAA, from the coding sequence ATGAGTGCACTGATCGTCAAGAGGCTGGCCGCCATGATCGCGATCCTGGTTGGTCTGAGCGCCGTCATCTTCTACCTGCAGAGTATTTCTCCACTGGACCCGGTGCACGCTCAGTTGGGCGGGCAGGCGTCGGCCGAGGCGGTCGCCCAACGCACGCACGAACTCGGGCTCGATCGCCCTGTTACCGCGCAGTTCTGGTCGTACCTGGTCGACCTGGTGCACGGTGACCTTGGGTCGTCTTACCGGACAAGAAGATCGGTGACTGAAGATTTGGGTGCCTATGCGCCGGCAACCCTGGAACTAGCCTTCTACGGCATCATGACGGCCGTTGTGCTGGCCGCATTGCTGGCGTTCGGCTCGACCCTGAAATGGCGTGGCGCAGTAGTGTTTCGAACAGTCCTGTTTGTCGGCGCGTCGACCCCGACCTTCCTGCTCGGCATCCTCGGGATCGTGATTTTCTACCAGCAGTTGGGCTGGCTGCCGGCCAGCGGCCGAACCGGGCTCACCGACGCGCCGACGGGGCCAACGGGACTGATGACCGTCGACGGGTTGCTCAATGGCAGGCTCGATGTGACGGCAGACGGACTAAGACATCTGGTCCTCCCGGTCGTCGCTATCGCGCTGGGACCCGCCGTTGCGATCGGGCGGGTTCTCACCAGCAGCCTGGCTGCGGATCAGGCGAGTGATTACGCGCGCACCGCACGATCGAAGGGCCTGTCGGAGTGGCAGGTGCTGGTCAAGCACTCGCTACGCAACGCGATGGGCGCTGCATTGTCGATGACCGGACTCCAAATCGGTCTGATGTTTGCCGGTGTCCTCGTGGTCGAGCAGGTGTTCGGTTGGCCAGGATTGGGCCAGTACATCGCGCAGAGCATCCCGGTCGGAGACTTCCCGGCTATTGCGGGTGTGACCTTGATACTCGGTGTGGTTTACATCGTGGTCAACACATTGGTCGACATTGCACAGGCGAAGGCAGACCCGCGGATTGCCGCGTGA
- a CDS encoding ABC transporter substrate-binding protein — protein sequence MNLKSGISTAKRRSIAAVAVISAVALTAAGCGGSSGSATASKPSTDHVLRLSFLQDPGQPPDPDIFYSGQGLVLTQNTYEGLLRYKPGTETPTLEPLLATEWTASPDNKVFTFALREGVTFHDGTPFTSAAIKTSFDRRLAVNQGPAYMVSDVESVTTDGDFAATITLTEPNSAFLAYLASPYGPRMMSPTALAANAGTDNAQTYLTTNDVGTGPYSLDRAEVGSHYSLAAYDGYWGEKPYFTQVELPVITDASSQQLQFNNGELDAITYGVPSSAVQSYIDGGVFSTQSLPTMMSDYMYVNPNKGMFTDQAVRRAFLQSVDTDALAKQAYFGRGEAAEQVYPPNMMAAEFAQQNITHDPTVLENLVSSMPADKKSIVIGYDSSSSDNQLAANLLSANLSQIGVTASVQSFPTAQIFEWAGDPGAGPDVLLNLGWPDAPPPYTWGHISFDQGAGLNYLNCSSPEVSALLAEGLTTGSDQTFSDAAVKASETGCWMNLVDVSDFIVAQPWLKGIEESHMVSAPTSLNFATLTVDNAGANK from the coding sequence ATGAACCTGAAATCAGGTATCTCGACAGCGAAGCGACGTAGCATCGCCGCGGTCGCGGTTATCAGCGCGGTGGCTCTTACCGCGGCGGGCTGCGGGGGATCCTCGGGCTCGGCCACCGCAAGTAAGCCTTCGACAGACCACGTCCTGCGACTGTCGTTCCTTCAAGATCCGGGCCAGCCACCGGATCCGGATATCTTCTACTCGGGCCAAGGATTGGTGCTCACGCAGAACACGTACGAGGGACTGCTCCGGTACAAGCCGGGAACCGAGACCCCCACACTGGAGCCACTTCTCGCCACGGAGTGGACTGCGTCGCCGGACAACAAGGTGTTCACCTTCGCGCTGCGTGAGGGCGTGACATTCCATGACGGGACTCCGTTCACCTCGGCAGCTATCAAGACATCCTTCGATCGTCGACTCGCGGTGAATCAGGGTCCGGCCTACATGGTCAGTGATGTCGAGTCGGTCACCACCGACGGCGACTTCGCGGCGACTATCACACTGACGGAACCGAATTCGGCGTTTCTCGCCTACCTGGCGTCGCCGTACGGACCGCGCATGATGAGTCCGACGGCGCTTGCCGCGAATGCCGGCACCGACAACGCTCAGACCTATCTGACCACCAATGACGTCGGAACCGGCCCGTACTCGTTGGACCGCGCCGAAGTTGGTTCGCACTACTCACTCGCTGCCTATGACGGGTACTGGGGCGAAAAGCCGTACTTCACGCAGGTAGAACTGCCAGTAATCACCGATGCGTCCTCGCAGCAATTGCAGTTCAACAACGGGGAACTCGACGCAATCACCTACGGTGTGCCCAGCTCCGCAGTGCAGTCCTACATTGACGGCGGAGTGTTCTCCACGCAGAGTCTGCCGACGATGATGTCGGACTACATGTACGTGAACCCGAACAAGGGAATGTTCACCGATCAGGCCGTGCGCCGGGCCTTCTTGCAATCGGTCGACACCGACGCCCTGGCCAAGCAGGCTTACTTCGGTCGCGGTGAAGCCGCGGAACAGGTCTACCCGCCGAACATGATGGCTGCGGAGTTCGCGCAGCAGAACATCACCCACGATCCGACCGTGCTGGAGAACTTGGTGTCGTCGATGCCCGCCGACAAGAAGTCGATAGTCATCGGTTACGACTCGAGTTCGTCGGATAATCAGTTGGCCGCAAACCTTTTGTCGGCGAACCTGTCTCAGATCGGGGTGACCGCCAGCGTGCAGAGCTTCCCGACAGCACAGATCTTCGAGTGGGCAGGCGACCCCGGAGCGGGTCCGGACGTACTGCTGAACCTCGGCTGGCCGGACGCGCCGCCGCCCTACACCTGGGGACATATCTCCTTTGACCAGGGCGCGGGTCTGAATTACCTCAACTGTTCGTCGCCGGAGGTCTCGGCGCTCCTCGCCGAGGGGCTGACCACCGGTTCAGACCAGACCTTCTCCGACGCGGCCGTCAAGGCCTCGGAGACCGGGTGCTGGATGAACCTGGTCGACGTATCGGACTTCATCGTCGCGCAGCCGTGGTTGAAGGGCATCGAGGAATCGCACATGGTGTCGGCCCCGACATCACTCAACTTCGCGACCCTCACGGTCGACAATGCAGGAGCAAACAAATGA
- a CDS encoding N-acyl homoserine lactonase family protein, whose product MSGLVQKIVLLTLGWEDLPKSISVYGSPPEQRLMEPTPGILVQLGDRSWVMLDTGFNVALVRDPALYERFYPDPAYKPVLPSDSGEPILDALAAVGVALEDISAVAVSHLHHDHAGGIKLFAGRVPIHVQRPEFEYGMSNHPQPEREATARIDFDDPRIDWRLADGEFEIAPGLTAIPTYGHTVGHQSFMVELDPSVGGGGYVFAFDAADLTENIEKEVPLGGFVGDDPEITLPAIRKLKALAAERGYRLVPGHDPDVWPVLTAELEGRFG is encoded by the coding sequence ATGAGTGGATTGGTTCAGAAGATCGTATTGCTGACGCTGGGCTGGGAAGACCTGCCCAAGTCGATCTCCGTCTACGGCTCGCCGCCCGAGCAGCGACTGATGGAGCCGACACCCGGAATCCTGGTCCAACTCGGAGACAGATCCTGGGTCATGCTCGACACCGGCTTCAACGTGGCGCTGGTGCGGGATCCGGCACTCTACGAGCGGTTCTATCCAGATCCGGCCTACAAACCCGTCCTTCCGTCGGACTCGGGTGAGCCGATTCTCGACGCGTTGGCTGCGGTCGGTGTCGCGCTCGAGGACATCTCTGCCGTCGCGGTCAGTCACCTTCACCACGATCACGCGGGTGGTATCAAGTTGTTCGCGGGTCGCGTTCCGATCCACGTGCAGCGCCCCGAGTTCGAGTACGGCATGTCGAATCATCCACAGCCCGAACGAGAAGCGACCGCGCGCATCGACTTCGATGATCCCCGCATCGACTGGCGGCTCGCCGACGGCGAGTTCGAGATCGCTCCCGGTCTCACCGCAATCCCGACCTACGGGCATACCGTCGGCCACCAGAGTTTCATGGTCGAGTTGGACCCGTCGGTGGGCGGCGGCGGATATGTGTTCGCGTTCGACGCGGCCGATCTCACCGAGAACATCGAAAAGGAGGTGCCGCTCGGTGGTTTCGTCGGCGACGACCCGGAGATCACCCTGCCAGCGATCCGTAAGCTGAAGGCGCTGGCCGCCGAGCGCGGGTACCGGTTGGTTCCCGGTCACGACCCCGATGTCTGGCCGGTGCTCACTGCGGAACTCGAGGGGCGGTTCGGATGA
- a CDS encoding isopenicillin N synthase family dioxygenase, with protein sequence MNAPTAFTSVPVVDISGLFSGNSDDERRVADELGQAARDVGFFYISGTGIPSELFDELLAMTKTFFALPLEEKMTSYIGLSRCHRGYVPRGEEGLEGSAPDLKEAFDTALDLPADDPDYLAGNPMLGPNVWPAIDGFAEVVTTYYQALITVGRALLGAFALALDEDPDVFFRAATKTPSQLRLIHYPFDPDAVDAQGIGAHTDFECFTLLKPTAPGLEVLNGDGEWIDVPPLPDTFVVNVGDMLEVWTNGEFIATSHRVRKVQEERYSFPLFFNVDYHTVVGPLPKFAAAERTRPTLVAGEHLFAQTAQSFGYLRRRLQSGEITLPEGSLGLSSFGQVAVQRGSVT encoded by the coding sequence ATGAACGCTCCCACCGCATTCACCTCGGTTCCGGTCGTCGATATTTCCGGGTTGTTCTCCGGGAACAGCGATGACGAACGACGGGTCGCGGACGAACTCGGGCAAGCGGCGCGTGACGTCGGCTTCTTCTACATCTCGGGTACCGGAATCCCGAGTGAGTTGTTCGACGAACTGCTTGCCATGACCAAGACGTTCTTCGCTCTCCCCTTGGAGGAGAAGATGACCTCCTACATCGGGTTGTCCCGATGTCACCGTGGATACGTCCCGCGCGGTGAAGAGGGACTCGAAGGCTCAGCCCCCGACCTCAAGGAGGCGTTCGATACTGCGCTGGACTTACCGGCGGACGATCCTGACTACCTGGCTGGGAACCCGATGCTCGGTCCGAATGTCTGGCCGGCCATCGACGGGTTTGCCGAGGTCGTGACCACCTACTACCAGGCATTGATCACAGTCGGGCGAGCCCTGTTGGGCGCGTTCGCACTTGCCCTGGACGAGGATCCCGATGTATTTTTTCGCGCAGCCACCAAGACTCCGAGCCAACTCCGGCTTATCCACTATCCGTTCGACCCCGATGCCGTCGACGCACAGGGGATCGGTGCGCACACCGACTTCGAGTGCTTCACACTGTTGAAGCCGACCGCGCCGGGTCTCGAGGTACTCAACGGCGACGGCGAATGGATCGACGTCCCACCGCTACCGGACACGTTTGTGGTCAATGTCGGGGACATGCTCGAGGTGTGGACCAACGGGGAGTTCATCGCGACGTCCCACCGGGTACGGAAGGTCCAGGAGGAGCGATACTCGTTCCCGCTGTTCTTCAACGTCGACTACCACACCGTCGTCGGGCCGCTACCGAAGTTTGCGGCTGCGGAGCGCACGCGTCCGACTCTTGTTGCGGGCGAGCATCTTTTCGCCCAGACGGCTCAGAGCTTTGGCTATCTGCGGCGCCGATTGCAGTCCGGTGAAATCACACTTCCCGAAGGATCTCTCGGACTCTCGAGCTTCGGGCAGGTGGCGGTGCAACGGGGATCGGTGACCTAG
- a CDS encoding Fic family protein, whose protein sequence is MTELTEVQRHAVKQTVAAERLEGWQPNRDDLADLELLAVGTLTTADYIDRHRRDAAARPVPHRRRRITLPRPYLVTGTTVLRNNFGFRDSSQLRDVEFAATAARLLQAHLRPGPSPRLVDADHIFALHRHVFGDVFGWAGQQRIVDITKNGDTFAPIGMIGRYLREVEIAVAATNWHRVDRGRLAYALATVYVTYNHAHPFREGNGRTGTLLLHQLTGSTGFLLDLSSINAAEWVAGSQDSAPFRRTGAPSPRPMIPLLRRALVERES, encoded by the coding sequence ATGACGGAGCTGACCGAGGTTCAGCGGCACGCAGTCAAGCAGACCGTGGCCGCCGAAAGGCTCGAGGGCTGGCAACCAAACCGCGATGATCTCGCCGATCTGGAGTTGCTGGCTGTCGGCACGCTCACCACCGCGGACTACATCGATCGTCACCGCCGAGACGCTGCCGCCCGACCGGTCCCGCACCGGCGACGACGAATAACGCTACCCCGACCGTACCTGGTCACGGGAACCACTGTGCTGCGCAACAACTTCGGATTCCGGGACTCCAGCCAACTGCGGGACGTCGAGTTTGCCGCTACGGCAGCCCGACTGCTACAAGCCCACCTTCGGCCTGGACCGTCTCCACGTTTGGTGGACGCCGACCATATCTTCGCGCTCCACCGCCACGTGTTCGGTGACGTATTCGGCTGGGCGGGGCAACAACGCATCGTCGATATCACCAAGAACGGTGACACCTTCGCGCCGATCGGGATGATCGGCCGCTACCTTCGCGAAGTTGAGATCGCGGTAGCCGCGACAAACTGGCATCGCGTCGACCGTGGCCGCCTGGCCTACGCACTGGCAACCGTCTACGTCACCTACAACCATGCACATCCCTTTCGTGAGGGCAACGGCCGCACCGGCACCCTGCTGCTGCACCAGCTCACCGGATCGACCGGATTCCTCCTGGACCTGTCGAGCATCAATGCTGCGGAATGGGTTGCCGGCTCGCAAGACTCGGCCCCATTCCGCCGCACCGGTGCACCGTCGCCGCGCCCGATGATCCCACTGCTTCGACGCGCTCTGGTAGAACGAGAGAGCTAG
- a CDS encoding putative nucleotidyltransferase substrate binding domain-containing protein: MNVVRDPSMRPVGELLRGPALTCTPQATAADAARAMTSAGRRYVLVPLGDGRLGIFTDGDLRRRVVAAGLSTTTPIVAVMTTPVHTATADRLGADVLLDMLERGIRHLPILSERGDVLGVVEDADLFATATRSGFLLRGSISRAADADELVAATARIPELVVGLWRARVAALDVSAITSVIMDATVTRAAHLLSDSRPESGSTWLSLGSNARREAMPSSDVDSALTWADDDPERQAGALEYGNQVHALLERCGLPSDANGAVASSPRFARSESDWLRGLGGWLADPYADQGVVMVSLLADSRVAFGDNRLALSPAVFERLSPEALRLLLKEAVEGKARMHSLRERLTRRANTVDIKAQGVMPIVNIARWAGLAAGCTDPSTAVRLRIAAGAGVLPDDDAAVLAESFDALAQIRLRHQCEQIDRGETPTDVAQLDSLTPLHRSLLASAVREIAGVQRKLAYAGPPT; the protein is encoded by the coding sequence ATGAACGTCGTCCGCGATCCATCCATGCGCCCGGTCGGTGAGCTGTTGCGCGGGCCTGCACTGACCTGCACGCCCCAGGCAACTGCCGCCGACGCCGCCCGCGCCATGACATCCGCCGGCCGGCGCTACGTACTCGTTCCACTCGGCGACGGCCGGCTCGGCATCTTCACGGACGGGGACCTGCGCCGGCGGGTCGTCGCTGCCGGACTGAGCACGACAACTCCCATCGTCGCGGTGATGACCACCCCCGTGCACACGGCGACCGCCGACCGACTGGGCGCGGACGTGCTGCTCGACATGCTCGAACGTGGCATCCGGCACCTACCGATACTGTCCGAACGCGGGGATGTCTTGGGTGTGGTCGAGGACGCCGACCTGTTTGCCACCGCCACTCGGAGCGGATTCCTGCTGCGAGGCAGCATTTCCCGGGCAGCTGATGCCGACGAGCTGGTGGCTGCGACGGCGCGGATACCGGAACTCGTGGTCGGACTGTGGCGAGCGCGAGTAGCGGCACTCGACGTCAGCGCCATCACCTCGGTGATCATGGATGCCACTGTTACCCGCGCCGCTCACCTGCTCTCGGACTCTCGTCCTGAATCTGGTTCCACGTGGCTCTCCCTCGGCAGCAACGCCCGCCGCGAGGCCATGCCCAGCTCCGACGTCGACAGCGCCTTGACCTGGGCAGACGACGATCCGGAACGACAGGCCGGCGCACTCGAATACGGGAATCAGGTGCATGCACTGCTGGAACGCTGCGGGCTCCCTTCGGACGCCAACGGGGCGGTTGCATCGAGCCCACGGTTCGCGCGTTCCGAATCCGATTGGCTGCGTGGGCTCGGTGGCTGGCTCGCTGATCCGTACGCCGATCAGGGCGTCGTCATGGTGTCGCTGCTCGCTGACAGTCGCGTCGCGTTCGGCGACAATCGGCTCGCCCTGTCCCCCGCCGTCTTCGAGCGGTTGAGTCCGGAAGCACTGCGACTGCTGCTGAAGGAGGCCGTCGAAGGCAAGGCCCGGATGCACTCGCTTCGCGAACGACTCACCCGCCGAGCCAATACTGTCGACATCAAAGCGCAGGGCGTCATGCCGATCGTGAACATCGCGCGATGGGCCGGGCTTGCGGCCGGCTGCACCGACCCGTCCACCGCAGTTCGGTTGCGAATTGCAGCAGGCGCCGGGGTATTGCCGGACGACGACGCAGCTGTACTCGCGGAGTCGTTCGACGCGCTGGCCCAGATCCGGCTGCGGCACCAGTGCGAACAGATCGACCGCGGTGAAACCCCGACCGACGTCGCCCAGCTGGACTCCCTGACACCGCTGCATCGGAGCCTGCTCGCGAGTGCAGTTCGCGAGATCGCCGGGGTGCAGCGCAAACTCGCCTACGCCGGGCCTCCGACATGA
- a CDS encoding amino acid permease: protein MTIAAPKPSDDNDLAEFGYEQQLHRSLGKFASFAAGFSFVSILTTIFQLFGLGFGFAGPAFFWTWPCVFLGQFMVALCFAELAARYPISGAIYQWARRMGGEIIGWFAGWFMIIAQIVTASAAAIALQVVLPNVWSGFQIVGEDSSLTSSSGATNAVLLGSVLLVLTTAINCVGVNWMSRINNIGVTCEIIGVIAVVGMFFTHAQRGPQVVFDTGAAGTEPGYIWAWIVSGLMAAYVMVGFGSAGELAEETRNPRRVAPRTIRLALSVSALGGGLMIVGALMAAPSLTDGRLASEGLPYVLGTILSSPWGTLLLIDVAIAVFVCTLAIQTAASRLMFSMARDGRLPASKTLAKVNARTGTPIAPSVLIGIACILVLAVNVGNSAIFTTLSSVCIVLIYLAYLMVTVPLLRRRLQGWPYGDVQYDSEGRKLFSLGIFGIPINIAAVLYGAAMVINLSWPRAEIFNPSGDMPILQWAAPITIVAVVLVGSLCYPRGKTVPNPVTIGATK, encoded by the coding sequence ATGACGATCGCGGCACCTAAGCCCAGCGACGACAACGACCTCGCCGAGTTCGGCTACGAGCAGCAACTGCATCGCTCGCTCGGCAAGTTTGCCTCGTTCGCGGCAGGCTTCTCGTTCGTCTCCATCCTGACCACGATCTTCCAGCTGTTCGGGCTCGGATTCGGCTTCGCAGGACCAGCATTCTTCTGGACCTGGCCCTGCGTGTTCCTCGGCCAGTTCATGGTCGCGCTGTGCTTTGCCGAACTTGCTGCGCGGTACCCGATTTCGGGGGCGATCTACCAGTGGGCGCGGCGGATGGGCGGCGAGATCATCGGCTGGTTCGCCGGCTGGTTCATGATCATCGCGCAGATCGTCACTGCTTCGGCCGCGGCCATCGCGCTGCAGGTGGTGCTGCCGAACGTGTGGAGCGGATTCCAGATCGTCGGCGAGGACAGCTCACTCACCTCGTCCAGTGGTGCGACGAACGCGGTGCTGCTCGGCTCAGTGCTGTTGGTGCTTACGACGGCGATCAACTGCGTTGGTGTCAACTGGATGTCGCGCATCAACAACATCGGCGTGACCTGCGAGATCATCGGCGTCATCGCGGTGGTCGGCATGTTCTTCACCCATGCTCAGCGCGGTCCGCAGGTTGTGTTCGATACGGGCGCCGCCGGCACCGAGCCGGGCTACATCTGGGCTTGGATCGTCTCCGGTTTGATGGCCGCGTACGTCATGGTCGGCTTCGGCTCGGCGGGTGAGCTCGCTGAAGAGACTCGCAATCCGCGCCGCGTCGCACCGCGGACCATCCGCCTTGCCCTGTCGGTGTCCGCTCTCGGTGGCGGCCTGATGATCGTCGGCGCGCTGATGGCGGCGCCCAGCCTGACCGACGGCCGACTTGCCAGCGAAGGTTTGCCGTACGTGCTCGGCACGATCCTGAGCTCTCCGTGGGGAACCCTGCTGCTGATCGACGTGGCGATCGCGGTCTTTGTGTGCACCCTGGCGATCCAGACCGCGGCTTCCCGGCTGATGTTCTCGATGGCCCGCGACGGCCGTCTGCCCGCATCGAAGACACTCGCGAAAGTCAACGCCCGCACCGGAACTCCGATCGCTCCGTCGGTACTGATCGGGATCGCCTGCATCCTGGTACTCGCCGTGAACGTCGGAAACTCGGCAATCTTCACCACTCTGTCGAGCGTTTGCATCGTACTCATCTATCTGGCGTACCTCATGGTTACTGTTCCGCTGCTGCGTCGCCGGTTGCAGGGCTGGCCGTACGGCGACGTCCAGTACGACTCCGAGGGCCGTAAGTTGTTCTCGCTGGGCATCTTCGGCATCCCGATCAACATCGCCGCAGTGCTCTACGGCGCAGCGATGGTGATCAACCTGTCCTGGCCGCGGGCCGAAATCTTCAATCCCTCCGGCGATATGCCCATCCTGCAATGGGCCGCCCCGATCACCATTGTTGCCGTCGTCCTGGTGGGCAGTCTCTGCTACCCGCGCGGGAAAACCGTTCCGAACCCCGTCACGATTGGAGCCACGAAGTGA
- a CDS encoding urea amidolyase associated protein UAAP1 translates to MTTSSTQTDTTAAARDHARSQAGAITDSMPVLPASAWPTPPAGIDADRLTWAETVPGGRYTSKVLARGTRIRLRDIDGSACANLLLYRADAPHERLNIADTVKVPWQAYLSVGHPLLSDQGRVLATVVADTSGHHDAFCGTTSLATNTAKYGDGSAHSGAPAGRELLTLAGAKHGLTARDLPPVLTLFHGVRVKPDGALVSTGNAGAGRELELLIHLPVIVLIANTAHPLDPEPTFNTTALEILAWAAPADLESLPNNDPEYLRAALNTEDAWNAATPVNETQLGRDVK, encoded by the coding sequence GTGACCACCAGCAGTACCCAGACCGACACAACGGCGGCCGCTCGCGACCATGCCCGCTCGCAGGCCGGCGCGATCACCGACTCGATGCCTGTCCTACCGGCCTCCGCCTGGCCAACACCTCCCGCCGGCATCGATGCCGACCGGCTGACCTGGGCGGAGACCGTGCCCGGCGGTCGATACACCTCGAAGGTGTTGGCCCGTGGCACTCGAATCCGGTTGCGCGACATCGATGGCAGCGCTTGCGCCAACCTGTTGCTCTACCGGGCCGACGCCCCGCACGAGCGACTCAATATCGCCGACACGGTCAAGGTGCCGTGGCAGGCGTACCTGAGCGTCGGCCATCCGCTGCTCTCCGACCAGGGCCGAGTTCTGGCTACCGTCGTTGCCGACACCTCCGGTCACCACGACGCGTTCTGTGGAACCACGTCACTGGCCACGAACACTGCGAAATACGGCGATGGATCCGCGCACTCGGGCGCACCCGCCGGCCGAGAACTTCTGACGCTGGCGGGAGCCAAGCACGGCCTGACTGCCCGCGACCTTCCGCCGGTTCTCACCTTGTTCCACGGAGTGCGGGTCAAACCTGACGGTGCGCTTGTCAGCACGGGAAATGCGGGCGCCGGCCGGGAACTGGAACTGTTGATTCACCTGCCGGTGATCGTGCTGATCGCGAACACCGCCCACCCGCTCGACCCGGAGCCCACGTTCAACACTACGGCGCTCGAGATTCTGGCCTGGGCTGCGCCCGCAGACCTCGAATCCTTGCCGAACAACGACCCCGAGTACCTCCGGGCCGCTCTCAACACCGAAGACGCCTGGAACGCCGCTACGCCCGTCAATGAAACCCAGCTCGGAAGGGACGTCAAATGA
- a CDS encoding urea amidolyase associated protein UAAP2, which translates to MTTAVDTPALVPGTVILDETVGARGPWSTIVRAGDILTIVDLHGNQAVDSLFYAADDHGLRYSAAATVAAQRNLFLTTGSVLRADDGTALMTLVGDEVGNHDTVGGACSQESNTLRYGHHTKHQHACVENFLIEGAKWGLGKRDLVSNINFFMNVPVDADGTLGIVDGLSAPGKRLALRAEIDTLVLVSNCPQINNPCNGFDPTPVRMIVTRPEEQR; encoded by the coding sequence ATGACCACCGCTGTAGACACTCCCGCCCTTGTCCCCGGAACCGTGATCCTCGACGAGACTGTCGGCGCCCGCGGGCCCTGGTCCACGATCGTGCGGGCCGGAGACATCCTGACCATCGTGGACCTGCACGGCAATCAGGCCGTCGACTCCCTCTTCTATGCTGCTGACGATCACGGCCTCCGATACTCGGCAGCGGCCACCGTTGCGGCACAGCGCAATCTGTTTCTCACGACGGGGTCCGTGCTTCGGGCCGACGACGGCACGGCGCTGATGACTCTGGTGGGCGACGAGGTCGGCAACCACGACACCGTCGGCGGCGCCTGTTCCCAGGAGTCGAACACTCTGCGCTACGGCCACCACACCAAGCACCAACACGCCTGCGTGGAGAACTTTCTGATCGAGGGCGCCAAGTGGGGACTCGGTAAAAGGGACCTGGTCTCGAATATCAACTTCTTCATGAATGTTCCCGTCGACGCGGACGGCACCCTCGGCATCGTCGACGGATTGTCCGCGCCTGGTAAGCGGTTGGCCCTCCGTGCCGAGATCGACACGCTGGTGCTGGTGTCGAACTGCCCCCAGATCAACAACCCCTGCAACGGTTTCGATCCCACCCCGGTGCGAATGATCGTCACCCGGCCCGAGGAGCAGCGATGA